Proteins from a genomic interval of Ensifer canadensis:
- a CDS encoding cellulose biosynthesis cyclic di-GMP-binding regulatory protein BcsB — MKRMPVALLIMFLAATTQTFAQSNPFDMSPERPAVEPSIELPEGTDEGQPTSEPGADASSPAAVGGGPDGFRRYIIPFSALSLTGEVDERAWSMYLTPAQAQSAATLNFGYQNAIVIAPEASSLSVFVNGELVGEGPIKASGTAETRSYALPAGLLRAGSNDIRFRVQQHHRTDCTIESTYELWTEIAPETAFISFADAQSAAFASVDDIRAVGLDDRGHTQFNLVVPGMQQPSRAAGLMRLAQGLALRGHMPAQRVILSEGLPELGKPGELTVIAGTVDEVSPLLPSLPDGAASGSVAAFVRDGETNAPVLVLSGPDWPAVQAAIEAIAEPMDRPSNVPRDVINTERWLLPETPVVAGNTRLRFSELGVETSEFTGRRFRSRFSVAVPSDFYADAYGEATILLDAAYTETVRPGSRIDIYVNGNIASTVPFDSATGGILRHLPINVTMRHFKPGPNLIELEAVLLTEQDKACAPGAPASTDPRFALFDTSELHMPNFARIGRRPNLAAMSGAAAPYRNSAGVIPLFIDRADADTLSAAATFLARLAVAGGQPIAVEMIASPLAAGTRNALFIGTLPELPKTVLTQVGIDPSRQMSWGSAQAVGRGADTQKAIDEWQTRLSGGAWRTQITALQDWVKQEFDISLSSLRILPQEQSDFVPPETATLLLAQGANPTDDATWTLVAAPSAKQLSDGVSALADIDQWREIAGHISTYEPATNAVKVVPVANFSFVQTRPASSGNYRLIIANWLSSNILFYAVLLVTLSVLLGLATSSMLSRLGRRP; from the coding sequence ATGAAGCGGATGCCGGTTGCCCTCCTCATCATGTTCCTTGCCGCGACGACACAGACGTTCGCGCAGTCGAACCCGTTCGACATGTCGCCGGAGCGGCCGGCCGTCGAGCCGTCTATCGAACTGCCGGAAGGGACGGATGAGGGCCAGCCGACCAGCGAGCCCGGCGCGGACGCAAGCAGTCCCGCAGCGGTTGGCGGCGGGCCCGATGGTTTCAGGCGGTACATCATTCCCTTCAGCGCGCTGTCGCTCACCGGTGAGGTCGATGAACGCGCCTGGTCGATGTATCTGACGCCGGCCCAGGCACAATCGGCTGCAACGTTGAATTTCGGTTATCAGAATGCGATCGTGATCGCGCCGGAGGCTTCGTCCCTTTCGGTTTTCGTCAACGGCGAGCTGGTCGGCGAGGGGCCGATCAAGGCGTCGGGCACCGCCGAGACCCGGAGTTACGCACTGCCGGCCGGTCTGCTGCGGGCCGGTTCCAATGACATCAGGTTTCGGGTGCAGCAGCACCACCGTACCGACTGCACCATCGAATCCACCTATGAACTCTGGACCGAAATCGCGCCGGAGACGGCTTTCATCAGCTTTGCGGATGCGCAGAGCGCGGCATTTGCGAGCGTGGACGATATCCGCGCCGTCGGTCTGGACGACAGGGGACACACGCAGTTCAATCTTGTCGTTCCGGGAATGCAGCAGCCGAGCCGCGCTGCGGGCCTGATGCGGCTTGCACAGGGGTTGGCCCTGCGCGGCCATATGCCGGCGCAGCGGGTCATTCTCAGCGAAGGACTGCCGGAGCTGGGCAAGCCCGGCGAGTTGACCGTGATTGCGGGCACCGTCGATGAGGTATCGCCGCTGCTCCCTTCGCTGCCCGATGGCGCTGCCAGTGGGTCGGTTGCGGCCTTCGTCCGCGATGGCGAGACGAATGCGCCGGTTCTGGTTCTCAGCGGCCCCGACTGGCCGGCCGTTCAGGCCGCGATCGAGGCTATCGCCGAGCCAATGGACCGGCCGAGCAATGTCCCCCGCGACGTCATCAACACCGAACGTTGGCTTTTGCCGGAAACACCTGTCGTTGCCGGCAACACGCGCTTGCGTTTCTCCGAGCTCGGCGTCGAGACCAGCGAATTCACCGGTCGTCGCTTCCGGTCCCGGTTTTCGGTGGCAGTCCCGTCGGATTTCTATGCGGACGCCTATGGCGAGGCGACGATCCTGCTGGATGCGGCCTATACCGAGACGGTGCGGCCCGGCAGCCGGATCGACATCTATGTCAACGGCAACATCGCCTCGACGGTCCCGTTCGATTCGGCGACCGGCGGCATCCTGCGGCATTTGCCGATCAATGTGACCATGCGCCATTTCAAGCCCGGGCCCAACCTGATCGAGCTCGAGGCCGTGCTTTTGACGGAGCAGGACAAGGCCTGTGCGCCGGGTGCGCCAGCCTCGACGGATCCGCGTTTTGCACTGTTCGACACGTCCGAACTTCATATGCCCAACTTCGCGCGGATCGGTCGGCGGCCCAATCTCGCCGCGATGTCGGGCGCGGCGGCACCCTATCGCAACAGCGCGGGCGTGATCCCGCTCTTCATTGACCGGGCCGATGCCGACACCTTGTCGGCCGCTGCCACGTTCCTGGCACGGTTGGCGGTGGCCGGCGGGCAGCCGATCGCGGTCGAGATGATTGCCTCGCCTTTGGCCGCTGGCACGCGCAATGCGCTCTTCATCGGTACGTTGCCCGAATTGCCGAAAACTGTGCTGACGCAAGTCGGTATCGATCCCAGCCGCCAGATGTCCTGGGGCAGCGCACAGGCCGTCGGGCGCGGCGCGGATACCCAGAAGGCGATCGATGAATGGCAGACGCGCCTGAGTGGCGGCGCCTGGCGCACCCAGATCACGGCTCTTCAGGATTGGGTAAAGCAGGAGTTCGACATCTCCCTGAGTTCGCTACGCATTCTGCCGCAGGAACAAAGCGATTTTGTCCCTCCGGAAACGGCAACCTTGCTCCTCGCTCAAGGGGCAAACCCCACGGATGACGCCACGTGGACGCTGGTTGCAGCGCCGTCCGCCAAACAGTTGAGCGATGGGGTGTCGGCACTTGCCGACATCGATCAATGGCGAGAGATCGCCGGGCACATCTCGACCTACGAGCCGGCAACCAACGCCGTCAAGGTGGTGCCGGTCGCCAATTTCAGTTTCGTGCAGACAAGGCCGGCCTCGTCTGGCAATTACCGGCTGATCATTGCCAACTGGCTGTCGAGCAACATTCTTTTCTACGCCGTGCTGCTCGTAACACTATCGGTGCTGCTGGGCCTCGCCACGTCATCCATGCTCAGTCGGCTCGGGCGCCGCCCATGA
- a CDS encoding glycosyl hydrolase family 8 has protein sequence MIWRTVLLLTLALVVALPQTRAAAQGRGETVSAEDWQKYKTKFLDPGGRIIDDGNGGISHSEGQGYGLWLAVLAGSAADFELIWSFTRRELLLRDDGLAAWKWSPSEKPHVIDINNATDGDILIAYALTLAGERWKRKDYLSAASKIAKAILDRTVIDYGGRTLLLPGVAGFSATDREDGPVVNPSYWIFEAFPVLDRVAPSPIWAALANDGRKMLDQLQLGPRKMPADWISAKTRLKAAQGFPAEFGYNSLRIPLYLVRADIDDAELLSRLRQGMLGANGELLISDVTTGAVRATLTDPGYQFVNHILACLMERAPLPDSVKVFSPTQYYPSTLHLLGLSYAKEKRPECL, from the coding sequence ATGATCTGGCGCACGGTTCTTCTCCTCACCCTGGCTCTTGTCGTCGCTCTGCCTCAGACGCGCGCGGCAGCCCAGGGACGGGGCGAGACCGTGAGCGCCGAGGATTGGCAGAAGTATAAGACAAAGTTCCTCGATCCCGGTGGGCGCATTATCGATGACGGTAACGGCGGCATCAGCCACAGCGAGGGACAAGGTTATGGTTTGTGGCTGGCGGTGCTTGCCGGCAGCGCTGCCGATTTCGAGCTGATCTGGTCCTTTACCCGTCGCGAGCTGCTTTTGCGCGACGACGGACTTGCCGCCTGGAAATGGAGCCCGAGCGAAAAGCCGCATGTGATCGATATCAACAATGCGACCGACGGCGATATCCTGATCGCCTATGCGCTGACGCTTGCCGGCGAACGGTGGAAGCGAAAGGACTACCTCTCGGCGGCCTCCAAGATCGCGAAAGCAATCCTCGACCGGACCGTGATCGACTACGGCGGCCGAACCTTGCTGCTGCCGGGGGTTGCCGGTTTTTCCGCAACCGATCGCGAAGACGGTCCCGTCGTCAACCCTTCCTACTGGATCTTCGAGGCCTTCCCTGTCCTTGATCGCGTCGCGCCTTCGCCGATATGGGCGGCGCTGGCGAATGATGGTCGCAAGATGCTTGATCAACTGCAGCTCGGCCCGCGAAAGATGCCGGCCGATTGGATCAGCGCCAAAACGCGCCTGAAGGCGGCGCAGGGCTTCCCGGCGGAATTCGGCTACAATTCGCTGCGCATTCCGCTCTACCTGGTTCGGGCAGACATCGATGACGCCGAATTGCTTTCAAGATTGCGGCAGGGCATGCTTGGTGCCAATGGCGAATTGCTCATCAGCGACGTAACGACAGGGGCTGTTCGGGCGACGCTGACGGACCCCGGTTATCAATTTGTTAACCATATTCTGGCCTGTCTCATGGAGCGGGCTCCGTTGCCCGACAGCGTCAAGGTGTTCAGCCCGACGCAATATTACCCTTCGACACTGCACCTCCTCGGGTTGTCTTATGCGAAGGAGAAGCGTCCGGAGTGTCTATGA
- the bcsN gene encoding cellulose biosynthesis protein BcsN produces MAGRFFSRRFDVSDDRSTITNKPLGVVAPTALLAAGLLMSGCATHNDVGTPTNATIVPAENALILPPPGGPAVLNVVERRRTNAIEQDIYLYTSAATPGQNFLRAQFFGPMETRFDQQKSSGYVAVRSSEMMRQARRALPGVSLEQSSDFLQNNYGPFGYAYGRGRGDDACIFAWQQIRGAENHRSPLKGYGTIQIRFRYCATGASENDLLAPVYGYTIVGTFGDPAWNPYGAPPPLEAGIGRVGNPIYRKEPAPTDTRPVTVMTAPAPTRRVVRVEQPARQQPVAVPATANSIRLPEPGGAAKTGATVIVPLPACDAPAGGNCP; encoded by the coding sequence ATGGCAGGACGATTTTTCAGCAGGCGATTCGACGTATCGGACGACCGCTCCACGATCACCAACAAGCCGCTGGGCGTGGTCGCGCCTACAGCTCTGCTTGCGGCAGGCCTCCTCATGTCCGGCTGCGCGACGCACAATGACGTCGGTACGCCGACCAATGCGACGATTGTTCCGGCCGAGAATGCGCTGATCCTGCCGCCGCCAGGCGGGCCCGCCGTTCTGAATGTGGTCGAGCGGCGAAGAACCAACGCCATCGAGCAGGATATCTACCTCTACACTTCGGCCGCGACGCCGGGGCAGAACTTCCTGCGCGCGCAGTTCTTCGGGCCGATGGAGACCAGGTTCGACCAGCAGAAGAGCAGCGGCTACGTTGCGGTCAGGAGCTCCGAGATGATGCGGCAGGCGCGGCGTGCGCTTCCCGGTGTGTCGTTGGAGCAGTCGTCGGACTTTCTGCAGAACAATTACGGGCCCTTCGGTTATGCTTATGGCCGTGGCCGCGGCGACGACGCCTGCATTTTCGCCTGGCAGCAGATACGCGGGGCGGAAAATCATCGTTCTCCCCTTAAAGGCTACGGCACCATTCAGATCCGCTTCCGCTATTGCGCAACTGGCGCAAGCGAAAACGACCTTCTCGCACCCGTCTATGGCTATACGATCGTCGGCACATTCGGCGATCCCGCCTGGAACCCTTACGGCGCCCCGCCGCCGCTGGAGGCGGGCATCGGCCGCGTTGGCAACCCGATTTACCGCAAGGAGCCGGCGCCCACTGACACGCGACCCGTGACCGTGATGACGGCGCCTGCGCCGACCAGGCGCGTGGTCCGCGTCGAGCAACCCGCGCGTCAGCAGCCAGTCGCCGTGCCGGCGACGGCGAATTCGATCAGGTTGCCGGAACCGGGTGGCGCGGCAAAGACTGGAGCGACCGTGATTGTGCCGTTACCTGCCTGCGATGCACCGGCGGGGGGCAATTGTCCTTAA
- the bcsA gene encoding UDP-forming cellulose synthase catalytic subunit codes for MSKIGPVAAWAFFSLCVIAVITLPVNLQTQLIVSVLVVTFMAILKLIKAEGRWRLIALAFGTAIVLRYVYWRTTSTLPPLNQLENFIPGFLLYLAEMYSVMMLSLSLFVVAMPLPPRKAKAISPGAFPKVDVFVPSYNEDAGLLANTLAAAKGMDYPADKLQVWLLDDGGTQQKRYSMNLVEAQRASARHMELQALCDDLGVRYLTRERNEHAKAGNLNNGMLHSDGELIAVFDADHAPARDFLLETVGYFESDPKLFLVQTPHFFLNPDPLERNLRTFEKMPSENEMFYGIIQRGLDKWNAAFFCGSAAVLRRKALDDTDGFSGMSITEDCETALALHGRGWNSIYVDRPLIAGLQPATFASFIGQRSRWAQGMMQILLFRFPLFKRGLSIPQRLCYMSSTLFWLFPVSRTIFLFAPLFYLFFDLEIFTASGGEFLAYTLAYMLVNLMMQNYLYGAFRWPWISELYEYAQTVHLLPAVISVLMRPSRPTFKVTAKDESILESRLSEISRPFFVIFAVLFIALLMTVYRVYTEPYKADVTLVVGGWNLLNLIMAGCALGVVSERGEKASSRRVKVSRRCEFGVADQWYPATIEDVSANGARIQVYGVDAATLPVDTDGLIRFEPYSGDGTSETLPVAIKNKESAGDITTIGCRYLPQVARHHSLVADLIFANSQQWSEFQKARRGNPGLVAGTAWFLWLAFYQMSRGLIYFARSLRSSDRQAEARR; via the coding sequence ATGAGCAAGATCGGTCCCGTTGCAGCGTGGGCGTTTTTCTCCCTTTGCGTCATTGCCGTCATCACATTGCCGGTCAATCTTCAGACCCAGCTGATCGTGAGCGTGCTCGTCGTCACGTTCATGGCGATACTGAAGCTCATCAAGGCCGAAGGTCGCTGGCGCCTGATCGCGCTCGCCTTCGGAACGGCTATCGTGCTTCGCTATGTCTACTGGCGCACGACCAGCACGCTGCCGCCGTTGAACCAGCTTGAGAACTTCATTCCCGGCTTCCTGCTCTACCTCGCCGAAATGTACAGCGTGATGATGCTGTCGCTGAGCTTGTTCGTCGTCGCGATGCCGCTGCCGCCGCGCAAGGCAAAGGCCATCTCGCCGGGGGCGTTTCCGAAGGTCGACGTCTTCGTGCCGTCCTATAACGAGGATGCAGGGTTGCTGGCCAATACGCTGGCTGCCGCCAAAGGCATGGATTACCCGGCCGACAAGCTGCAGGTCTGGCTGCTTGATGATGGCGGCACCCAGCAAAAGCGCTACTCGATGAATCTGGTGGAGGCGCAGCGCGCCTCGGCCCGGCATATGGAATTGCAGGCTCTCTGCGACGATCTCGGTGTGCGCTACCTGACCCGCGAGCGCAACGAACATGCCAAGGCCGGTAATCTCAACAACGGCATGCTGCATTCAGACGGCGAGTTGATCGCCGTCTTTGACGCCGACCACGCGCCAGCTCGCGATTTCCTGTTGGAAACGGTGGGCTATTTCGAAAGCGACCCGAAGCTTTTCCTGGTGCAGACGCCGCACTTCTTTCTCAATCCTGATCCGCTCGAGCGCAATCTGCGAACCTTCGAAAAGATGCCGAGTGAGAACGAAATGTTCTACGGCATCATCCAGCGCGGCCTCGACAAGTGGAACGCGGCCTTCTTCTGCGGCTCGGCTGCCGTGCTCCGGCGCAAGGCGCTCGATGATACCGACGGCTTCAGCGGCATGAGCATCACCGAGGACTGCGAAACGGCGCTGGCGCTGCACGGCCGCGGCTGGAACAGCATCTATGTCGATCGGCCGCTAATCGCCGGGCTGCAACCGGCAACCTTTGCCAGCTTCATCGGCCAGCGCAGTCGCTGGGCGCAGGGCATGATGCAGATCCTATTGTTCCGTTTTCCGCTGTTCAAGCGCGGGCTGTCGATCCCGCAGCGGCTTTGCTACATGTCGTCGACGCTGTTCTGGCTCTTCCCGGTGTCGCGCACGATCTTTCTGTTTGCGCCGCTGTTCTATCTGTTCTTCGACCTGGAAATCTTCACCGCGTCGGGTGGTGAGTTCCTTGCCTATACGCTCGCCTACATGCTCGTGAACCTGATGATGCAGAACTATCTCTACGGCGCCTTCCGTTGGCCGTGGATCTCGGAGCTCTACGAATATGCCCAGACCGTGCATCTGCTGCCGGCGGTCATCTCGGTCCTGATGCGCCCGAGCCGGCCGACCTTCAAGGTGACGGCCAAGGACGAGTCGATCCTGGAGAGCCGCCTGTCGGAAATCAGCCGACCGTTCTTCGTCATCTTCGCCGTGCTTTTCATCGCCCTTCTGATGACGGTCTACCGGGTCTACACCGAGCCCTACAAGGCTGACGTAACCCTGGTCGTGGGAGGTTGGAACCTCCTCAATCTGATCATGGCGGGCTGCGCGCTCGGCGTGGTCTCGGAACGCGGGGAAAAGGCGTCATCGCGGCGCGTGAAGGTCAGCCGGCGCTGCGAATTCGGTGTCGCAGATCAATGGTATCCGGCAACGATCGAAGACGTATCGGCCAACGGCGCCCGAATTCAGGTCTATGGCGTCGATGCGGCGACGCTACCCGTCGACACGGACGGGCTCATTCGCTTCGAGCCCTATAGTGGCGATGGCACCTCCGAGACCTTGCCGGTCGCGATCAAGAACAAGGAGAGTGCCGGCGACATCACCACGATCGGCTGCCGTTATCTGCCGCAGGTCGCGCGTCACCACAGTCTGGTGGCGGATCTGATCTTTGCGAACTCCCAGCAATGGAGCGAGTTCCAGAAGGCGCGGCGCGGAAACCCAGGACTGGTCGCAGGCACGGCCTGGTTCCTGTGGCTGGCTTTCTATCAGATGAGCCGCGGCCTGATCTATTTCGCGCGCAGCTTGCGCTCCTCCGACAGGCAAGCGGAGGCGCGGCGATGA